Below is a window of Syngnathus acus chromosome 8, fSynAcu1.2, whole genome shotgun sequence DNA.
gagcgtaaaaaaaaaaacataaataaaaagaatcaccccccccccaaccaccATCTCAAGTTGTACCTCGTCTTTCTCTTCTTAAAACTCACGCAAGTCTACCTAAGTGTTTCAAAAGCTGCGGCTTCACGACATTCTCGATGGGAAATGCCTTTGTCTGTCACATCGGAAATATATGTGACGCTTCGATgtgaagagacaaaaaaaacaatgatgtcattttggtgATTAGCACTATGAGGCAAGAGCCTGAGAGCTAATGCGTTGCAGAGTCCAGTTGCTCATGTGTCCTGTAACTAAGTCTGTTCTGACTAGCCATGATTGTTAGTTTTATTGAGGTGGGGgggaagaacaaaaaaaaaatcacagcatTGTACGGCAACAGTGAGCGGCGCCTTTCGATGAGACTAATTAATTTCCCATTATTAAGACTTCCAGCCAGGCGTCAGATTCATGAGATCTATCCCCATGTATCTCATTAAATCCAATCACTGTTGAAGTAGCGCGAGATGTGTCATTTACGTTAATGGCAACCGTCTGGTCGTGATAGAACAAACACGAGCGCATTATGACATCACGACGGGTGCTCAAAGAACATGTTTGGGCTGGTAATAAGTTTTAGCCCCCACGTTTGGTGTTTGGATGAGGCTAAAAGCAAACGCGGGCGCACGGCTTTGGATGTGATGAGCGTGGACTGAAAAGGATGACACGATATTTTCCATGAGAACAGACAACCACAAATGATTAGGATTTGGCTACACCTGACCACAACAACAATTCCAGTTGTGAAAGCCTCGAGGCGAATTCAAGGAGGGACTGCAAAGATAGTACGCTTTGTTATCCTGCCCTCAATGTGAGAGGGATTGAGGCCGAGCGATAGCTGCAGCTACCGAAGAATTTTGGAATCGAGTATTCTCAGAATTAGAATCATCGGAATCGTCTCAACTGGCGAAAGTATGTGAAAACACACAAGGAATTTGTCTGCACTAGTTTGAGCCACTCAAGTATTACAGCAACAAGCAACTACAACAACATGCTATCGATTAGCCAAACGATTAATCGGCTAAAAAAATTTCGGTGCGTTAGTAAACAACGTGCTCGAGGTGCAGGTGCTTTTGTCCACTTGGGGTCGCCATCCACACGTACTTTGGAATTTTTCGAGACTGAGGCTTTGCTTTGCCCTTTTTTGGTAATCGAGTTATTCGATTATTTATCGCTACAGTGTCAACGTGGCATTAAACTTATCACGGCTGGATTTGAGTTGGGGGTGGGCTGCCATCAGAATGGAGGGTATGAGCAGGAGGGGGAGAGGGAGGTGCTCATGCGGTCCTGTACTGACCTGTACTGGAAGTTGACTGGCAGGCCACCCCCTGCCGTGCCCCCCCctgctctccctccctctgtgGGGTCGTCTGATCCACCCCAATGCGCCGGCGAATCTTCTGGCCAGCATCTAAACATATGGCGACAGGAGGGGTGGGGCGGGTGGGGGGAAGAGGATGAGGGCGCAGGGCAGGCAAGGCGTGCAGAAAGGGCACCAAAGTTCTTGCGCTGCCCTGAGCGCTCCCCATCCCAACACGCCCCCCCGCCCACAACAGGAGTGTCATGGGCGCGTGTCGGTCGCGTCACGTGTTCTGTTTCATGACCGATGTGGGACGGACAAACTTGACCAGGGTAAGAATTACGACGACCGTACCGTTCCGGGGTGGCCTTTGGAAAAAGACCAAAGCCATTTGTAACGGGCGACCTCCGACAGGGCTGAACAATCCTAATTTGGATCAGCACCAAACTGGGCACCTTCAAACATACAAACCTGCTGCATGTTGCTTATTTTTCGATTCCAATGCGCTTATTCACAACAACGGTGTTGTTGACATATAGTGCATGTCAGTGGTCCGACAACTTTTTGCACCAAGTGGCACCTCATGAACTTAAATATCAAAATGATGGCCAACTTTAATATAATGCAGTGTGTTCATCAACACATCCCTAAAAATTAGACTTAATATTACTGTAAGCCATTGTAACATTATGGACATTTGGATCGTGAGAGtgagaaaatggaagaaaatgaaaaaatgtacTGCAGAGAAAAGTTCAAAACTGTAcaagaaatatttaaaagcaaacaCTTCTTAAAGCAGAagtcaaatcaaacatttcttttatatATTCTCTCTTGATATTtcttcatattccacaaactcAATATGATCAGAATTTGGGGTTTTGACAAGTGGGGGTGCATGGAAGATATttgaaacaacatttttgactCTTTTAACATGCACGCCCTACATTTGTACACCCTCAAGGTTTTACTGTTTGTAAGGGAACGCTCACACTATCCCAGTCCAAAACCTGGACTTTGagctttcaaaaatgttttgatcttAGAGCCATAACAAcccacataaaaaaatgtaatctgtCTCCCTTAACGACTACTTCCCACTGCACGGCAAAGTTTTGTAGCCACGTTTAAGCACACTCTGCAACATAACCTCTTCAcgggaggtaaaaaaaaaactggttgTGCAAACTATTCATCGAGACTGCTTGCATTTAAGTTTTTGCAccagaagttaaaaaaaaaaaacagagaggCCAATTAGCAAGCAGATGAAGGGTCTCCTACCTCGAGCAAGCACCCACTGTtcaataaatgaatattttatcaAAATGGAATGGAATTGCCTTTATTGATTAAATTGTTTGCACATTACAGCCTGTGTGTGTCAAGTGGCCCTCGTGTGCATAAAGTGGACATTAGAGCAAAAGGCGTTCTGACAACAGGTACGCCTATAGAACCCCCGACACACCTTTActtacatactgtatatttgtAACCTGTTTAGCCTGTTACTTACCCAGTAATTGTGCCTGTTTAAGAGCAAAGCACTATTATTTGCACTATCCGCGCTGGTGCGAACATATTTACGAgggaggagagggggggggggtgcagcgTGACGACAACAAAAACTGCATTGGCCCAGATTATATTCTCAAACTCTCCTACTAGAAAaggtaacaaaaacaaaccgaGTGTGTGCTTTGGCCATATAGCATCGCatcagcccccccccttcaaCACCACCTCATTAATAGAAACTCGATTTGCGGACAGCTGCACTCGCGTACACATTATAGGAGAATTGATTGCACCCAGCACACAATGAAAAGGATGAACaccagggagggagggagtgaaAGGGGAGTGAATTAATTAAGAGAACCAGGTGGTCAAATGTTGGGTGGAAAATCACTAGCTAATGACACATCACACTGTGGCCACGGTCTTGCAAGTGGACGCCTTCCTATTGTTGAGATACCGGGGCTTTATCTGAAAGCTGACCTTATGCTCCCCGGGCCACATGGCGCATGAGTGCCGGGGTTCCTTGCATAtattcccccccctccccgatCGCTAGGAATAATGCAAACACCGGAATGCCTCTGTAATATGAGCATTAAGTGAGGAGTTCTATGAATGAATGGCTGCTGTCATCACGGGGAGCTCCTGACTGGATACGCGAGCCAATTGAGTAATCCCtgcattcatttgcatttcatcGGATAATGACATCGACTATCAATTGATGCAGAACGCTATTCAGACGCATTGGGGTGCAATTAGACAAATCTCATTAGGCATAAACAGCAATGTGGTGCAGCTTTGGAAcctttttttaggggggggggggggagattgTGCACTCACTGCCTtgaattaggaaaaaaaaaaaagatttatgtCAACAACTCTATGTTTACCTGACAGATCGCTTCAAGTGTGAGGAATGGTTTTAGCGTTTTATACAGGGGTTAATAAAAGGCCCTAAAATGTTAACTACTACTGCTGCTGTAATGTAATGAAGCAGTTATATGAGCCATGCAAGTGCAGTTTAAGTGGCAGCCAAGTGGCTGGGAGATCATTAGCAGTGCAACAACCATTGTCTCGTTTTGAAAGCTCAAACTTTCACAACTAAAAACTAAATAATCCGTTGACGTACCCTGCTGGTTGTTTCTTATTCGATACTAAATGTGTTTGCAAACTCAAAAGCAAGCCGAGTACAATAGAAGTAACAAAGAACCGCCTTGCCTTTTTTGGAACACTAGTAAAATGCGAGCGTTGTGCTGGCAGTCGATCGGGTATTATAAAGTTGATTATTAGAAATAATTATGGTTAATTTTAAGAAGCATGTTGGCTAAATGTGAGCTACGGAGCGGCGTAGCAACGTGATGGAAAATGGCTCTTGGCCGCTCGCTCTTACCTGGCCTGTGCTTCGTCCAGGCTCTCGTCGGTGATGGCCATTATTTGCTGTAGGATATCCCCGATGTCTTGTTGGGGCTGGCCGAGGGACTGCTGTTTCCGAACCGAGTCCGGGTCGCCCACGTCGCCTGGCTGTAGTCCACCAAGTCCGGTGAGACCCGTCAGCATCCTGGTCTGGTCATCCATACtttgttaaaaaaggaaaCTCGCCGTTTTCCTTCCTTgcgcgaacacacacacacacgcacacacacacacacaaatggctAGCCTGTTAGCTAGCCCGCAAACTAGTTTCCGcgacaaacatacacacacacgctcctTTAACGAATAAAAGGTAGTTGGGAACTGTTGTTGTCATAAAACAGTTCACGCGAATACTCTAAAACATTGGCGTGTtgtttgaagaaaacaacaggGGGGCGCgcaaggaggagggggggctaAAAAACGTTAGCTAAGCAGCGAGTGAAAAGCAGCTAGGTTAGTAGCTGCAACCCAGCGGCCAACAAGCAGCAGCggggacacacacgcacggtcCGTGTGGGCTCGCCTCGAACATTGTGGAACGagtcaaataaaagaaacacgAGCGCGACTATCTAcgggttgttttgtttttctccgtCCCGgagtcccaaaaaaaatcgaggAGGACTCCGACGAGCGAGCGAAGAAGACAGCGCTCCTACCGCCACTGACTACGCTTGGCCATTGTTGTTGCTGAGTGTCGCGCGACTATGTGGGATGTGCTCTACTCGCTGGTGGTGCTGTGGGCGAGCTCGGCTTCTTCCACTCACTTGCAACCCACACGACACGGCTTGCTAGCGGGTGGCCCAAAAGTCCGCTTCTCCGACAACTAGCCACGTTATACATTCACGGATATGTTCGTGTAACATATTTGCGACGCGACCCTCAAaggtgggggcggggtgtGTGTTAAATATTTGTCCAGGTGAAAACCATGAATCCCTCATGGCAGGCGTTACGCATGGCTAGCCACTGACGTCATCAATATGTTAGTCATTAAACACAATTCAGGCCAATAAAGGAAACTTGATGTCAAAAACATTGGAAACACTGGTGGAATTTGAATTACAATGTAGGAGCTGCATCACTGAGATCAGATTTCCTGGCTACTGATGTAATAACatgtttattattagtgtggaGGACAAGCTGAAGTCACAACATGTAAAATAGCCTACTTTGATAATCAAGACCGTGCTAAGTTGTTCAAATCTTCAGATTCAGCCTCACCAGTTCATACTCTCCAGTTTCTGTTGTCCTCCATGGAAGCAGGCTGATTTACAAACATCTGTtcttactttggaaaacacaGATCAACATCTTATGAACCATAAGAGTGGTTCATAATCATTTTATGGTTgagcatttgcatttaaaagaagaaCTCCGCcactgtttattttgtgtgggcGTTgagacagagggaaatgtgtGATAATAACCACAGAAGAGTAAATGGAAAATGCTCAGAACAATGGCAATTAAATATCAATTACACATGTAAATCCATTCCTCAAAGGAGATgctaacataaataacatgtaaGTGAAAGCATAATGGCAGTTGACTTGCATGACAATGACAGCTTGCCAAGTGTCCATTACTCTCCCCGAGGCGGCGTCAAAGGGTGAGAAGTTTTACTTTTAGTTTTACTATTCAGCGATATACTAAGTGCCAGTCGGGCAGAGGCGGCCTTAAAGAGAACTAAAATGGCATGTAACGCTTTCAAAAATGCGTTGATGACAATCGAGAAGGGTACTAATTAGGCGCATCAATATAAAACCTCTGTAATCTGTTTCTGCTCAGTGAGCTGCGAGGAGACAAAACAGCCCATCTGATAATGCCAAAGTGGTCAAATTTACATCAGACGAAAAGACAATACCTCCCAGAAGCACAACCGAAGAAAGCAAGCCAATGAAACATGGCATCAGTTTCCAGTCTAAAAATGATGACAGCACAAATTGAAAAACTAGTGTCCttgtgtcttttattttttgcaaacgGGGCAATTCTGCTGCAGTTTATCACTCAGATCGGAGAGACAGCCTTCCAAGACGAATGGCTGTTTGGATGCGTGTGTAGGAAAGGCCGATGCGGCGGGCCCAGACGTACTATGAGGAGATGATGGGTGTGCATAAGGTAGTAGCGACCAAACCGGCGCCGCTTTATGCTGACTCTCCACACATCAGTCCACGGCAATCTGGGACTAATCAATCTCAAATTGGAGACAGCAAGTGAGTAAGCAATAGGCTAAACGCTAACAGCAGTAATCATGTTAAAGCTCCTGATTCACAGGTTATGTTTAATGaacaaaagtctacacacccctgttcaaataaCAGCTTTTTGATATGCGGGGGAAAATGAGGCTGATATAAATCATTTCGAAATCTTCGCCATCAACGTGACCTATAAACCTGTAGAACAAAATGTGGGGCAGCAAAAATCGACCGTGATGTGATTGCAAAAGTGTACACACCCTGTTACATTTCACATCTAATagcttttaattttctttccgATTGAGTTGcacaggtcaaaggtcacattaACATTGAGGAAAATGCTTTTGAATCTTTAACTTTGCTCTTAATTTTATATTACAATAAATAGCTAtcgaacaggggtgtgtagacttatAAAATACATTACAATGGCAATTTCTGAGACTTCAATTTTTTCGTATGGGAAAAACACTTTCCTATTTGTAACGTCCACAATACTGCAATAATAAACTCTCCATTTCATCATAACAAAGCTTcctttcatccattttgtgagTCTACAAACAAGGAGTGTGAAGGTGAGCCACGTCTCACCCTTTATCCAAACGTTAGAAACCAAACACTTCACTCCAAAAAGGGCCATTGAGGTTTGTCTCGGGCGTTTTGTTCCTCACACTTTTGAGTGAAAAGATCCAAGGATTACCATCTAATGCCAAAGTAATTGCATTTGACTGCCGGGAGAAAAGCTTCCTTTGCGAAGCGAAGAGACAGCGTCTTTGTGGACcttgcactttttttattgtcgtcaATTCACGTGGGGATCATTTCTGCGAAAGTTCCTATTCATTTGGATGCTTAAGGTGCCCTCCTCGCACCCCACCAGCATCAAGCCTCATTTTCATCTAAATAAGAATCGATTTCTCCTGCTGCGCGCCATCCTCCCTCGCTCACAACTCTCACGGTCACAACCCTGCTCGTCTTTTCCTCCTCGCCTGTCCCTCTTCTCCTGTCAGCCCCTCGAACACCATCCCGCTGAAAATGTCACCCTCGCTCTAGTCAAGATCATAACCGCGGCACGCCACACGACAGGAAAGAAATAAGACGCCCCCCCCTTTTGCAATTCTTTACGCTGCACCCTTCAAATTGCGCAGGGACATTAATTAGTGAATGGTTCCAGGAGATGGGGAGTGATAGCAAACAAAGCTTTTGACTGACTGGTACAATGTCAAAGCTTCGTTCTGCATCAGTGACCCAGCCAAATGCAAGAGATTGAGTCACTGCGGGGGGAGGGGCTTTCTCTTCAATGGTCAGGAGACACTGATGAAGTGAAATAGATGCAGCTGCGAAAGAAAAAGAGTCAACGGGCCCGAGGAAAAGCCGTCTTTCCGAATATACATGATATATTCATTCTAAATGTACCCCATGTACTGGATGCTTACTTTTGACCCTTACATGTGGGAATagttaccaaaaaaaaaaatctctcaaaATTCAATCATCAACACAAAAGTAATTCGTGTTTTGAATAATCATACCTGAATATTTGCGGATCATAAAACCCTAAAAATgtgcagttttttgttttaacctaCAAGTGTCTTCTGTTTTCAGGACACTCACATTTTTTaggtttcttttgtttttttaaggaaaAGCATTTGTATTTGTAACGATTTAAGAGACAtcctgctttaaaaaaatgtttgcaggacaggcgctgccacctgctggaCGCATGTGTGAATTACATCAACGACCGACAAGACTCTTAATATGAACAAGTGTAGAATTTTAATGTtgtacagtaaaataaaacatgcggTACGAAAACAgatatttgttttccattatATACAACTCCACCAGTCTATTTAATGTGACTGTGTGCTTGTGGACGTAAAAGGTGCACTGATTATGTCCTGAATGACGTTGGGAGACTGATCCTGAAATCCTGCTTGGGCCGCTgataggggaaaaaaaacaaaaacggagTCGTGTGTTTAGTTACTTCGAGCCTCAAAGATTTAGAATAGCaacgaataataataataattacccAATCGGCCGCTGGTCTCTTTCACCACCGCTTGTGACAGCTCCTTGACGGACTGAAGCTCTCGTGTGAGCTTACACTGAGCATCCATCTgtgtattaaaaacaaaatctacaaTGAGACTAAATTAATGAACGTTTAAGGACAATCGAACAGTCTGGAaatgtgtgggggggaaaaaaataacagtgtACGCACGACAAGAGTTGCCATCGTGCGCAGCGTGGACTGTTGTCTGTTGAGGAGGTCATGGTAGTCAGGTTTACTCCGAATCAACTGGTACTGTGAAGACTGGACCATACATGTGTGGTCTGATGAGATGGCTTTCTTTTGACCCAGAGCCAGTTTGCTGTGACAAATAGAATAAACAATTAGTagaaagtttaaaaaatgaaaacatatgTCACACATTCACCTTTCTAATTCTTCTGCTTTACtctggtgtttgtgtgcgagTGCGTCCCATGATTGGCTTTCAGCTTgaatcctaaaacacaaaaggccataaaaaagaaagaaataaatgGGGCGTATTTCAATTGTCTTATATAAGACTTGCAAACCTGTTAATAGTATTTTCCATCATCAGAGCAGTCCGCACTCCAAACTCACCAACCCTGAAAGCGAATAGTTTGGTTTGACGATAAAAATGTATGAAAGGGGTTGAAGAGTAATAAACAGATTTACCTTTCAGTCTGTTGTTCGTTGCTTATGCTTTTGGCCACAGCTTTGCACTTTTTCTTCAAGCTCTTCACtaaaggaagaaaacaaaaagtaatgaCAGAGGTTCTGGTAAGAAGTAGAGAATTGGTTATTTTGTGTACCACAGAAAACAGGGCACCTTGTTTCTGAAAAGACTCCTGTGAGGAATTTGGCACCGACTGGAGCGAATTCTCAAGTTTATCTGTGGCCAGCTGGAcacaagagttttttttttaacagagaATTTTACATCCTTCATAAATCTAATAACAATTCTTATTCAAATGATGTCTTCTGGCTTTGACCTTACCTTCATCGCAGATTCCATCAACATACTCAACCTCTCTTGTTGTGATAAGGATGTGCTGATGCTCTTGCACAAATCtatattcaaaaacaaaatgtcacatcaaTACTAGTCTGATGAAAATTCTGATGAGCAATGCATTCGACTCACTTTGATACGGGTTGGCAAGTGCGGACAAG
It encodes the following:
- the LOC119125896 gene encoding kinetochore-associated protein DSN1 homolog codes for the protein MAEETSSTDYTDRDGCGSVAGVEAKNDVKLSPKRCSSPSAPDGAPPQKSPRVETRLLDTQTTHGGEHLDTDRLEKASGSKKEPESCPPANATARRKSWRRATLSRRSLSALANPYQNLCKSISTSLSQQERLSMLMESAMKLATDKLENSLQSVPNSSQESFQKQVKSLKKKCKAVAKSISNEQQTERVGEFGVRTALMMENTINRIQAESQSWDALAHKHQSKAEELESKLALGQKKAISSDHTCMVQSSQYQLIRSKPDYHDLLNRQQSTLRTMATLVMDAQCKLTRELQSVKELSQAVVKETSGRLAAQAGFQDQSPNVIQDIISAPFTSTSTQSH